One window from the genome of Trabulsiella odontotermitis encodes:
- a CDS encoding MFS transporter: protein MQPRNFDDIHFTSIHRRIMLWGSGGPFLDGYVLVIIGVALGQLTPELNLDAEWIGLLGAGTLAGLFVGTSLFGYICDRVGRRKMFLIDIIAIGLISVATMFVSSPAELLVMRVLIGIVIGADYPIATSMITEFSNTRQRAFAVGFIAAMWYVGATCADLVGFWLHDVEGGWRWMLGSAFIPCVLILIGRFDLPESPRWLLRKGKIKECEQMMLKLFGEPVVFDEETQQETRFMQLFNKRHFPFVLFVAVIWTCQVIPMFAIYTFGPQIVGLLGWDHGRDAALGNVVISLFFMLGCIPAMYWLNKIGRRPLLIGSFAMMTLALAVLGLVSNLGIWLVVVAFAVYAFFSGGPGILQWLYPNELFPTEIRASAVGVIMSISRIGTVISTWALPVFITEYGINAVMLMGALISLVGLVVSVMFAPETRGLSLTKTAQMTIMQKYH from the coding sequence ATGCAACCCAGGAATTTCGACGACATTCATTTTACCTCAATACACCGGCGGATCATGTTGTGGGGAAGCGGCGGCCCGTTTCTTGATGGCTACGTGCTGGTGATTATTGGGGTGGCGCTGGGGCAACTGACGCCAGAATTAAATCTGGATGCCGAATGGATTGGCTTACTCGGCGCAGGAACACTGGCCGGATTATTCGTTGGTACGTCGCTGTTTGGTTATATTTGCGACCGTGTGGGTCGCCGTAAGATGTTTCTTATCGATATTATCGCCATCGGCCTTATTTCTGTCGCCACCATGTTTGTGTCGTCGCCGGCGGAATTGCTGGTGATGCGTGTGCTCATTGGCATTGTCATCGGGGCGGATTATCCCATTGCAACATCGATGATTACCGAATTCTCCAATACACGGCAGCGTGCGTTCGCGGTCGGGTTTATTGCTGCGATGTGGTATGTCGGCGCCACCTGCGCTGATCTGGTGGGTTTCTGGCTGCACGACGTCGAAGGCGGCTGGCGCTGGATGCTGGGCAGCGCCTTTATTCCCTGCGTCCTGATCCTGATTGGCCGCTTTGATTTGCCTGAGTCACCGCGCTGGTTGCTGCGTAAAGGGAAAATCAAAGAGTGCGAGCAGATGATGCTGAAGCTGTTTGGCGAACCGGTGGTGTTTGACGAAGAGACACAGCAGGAAACGCGGTTTATGCAGCTGTTCAATAAACGCCATTTTCCGTTCGTGTTGTTCGTGGCGGTGATCTGGACCTGCCAGGTGATCCCGATGTTTGCCATCTATACGTTTGGCCCACAAATCGTTGGCTTATTAGGCTGGGATCACGGGCGAGATGCGGCATTAGGGAATGTGGTCATCAGCCTGTTTTTTATGCTGGGCTGTATTCCGGCGATGTACTGGCTGAATAAAATAGGTCGTCGTCCGTTATTGATTGGCAGTTTCGCGATGATGACGCTGGCGCTGGCCGTTTTAGGGCTGGTGAGCAATCTGGGTATTTGGCTGGTGGTCGTTGCTTTTGCGGTTTATGCCTTTTTTTCTGGCGGCCCCGGTATTTTGCAGTGGCTGTATCCCAATGAGCTCTTTCCGACGGAAATTCGTGCTTCGGCGGTGGGCGTTATCATGTCCATTAGCCGTATCGGGACGGTCATTTCCACCTGGGCGCTGCCGGTGTTTATTACTGAATATGGCATTAATGCCGTCATGCTGATGGGGGCGTTAATTTCGCTGGTGGGGCTGGTGGTTTCCGTCATGTTTGCGCCGGAGACGCGCGGGCTGTCGTTAACTAAAACCGCACAAATGACCATTATGCAGAAATATCACTGA
- the fixX gene encoding ferredoxin-like protein FixX, with translation MSTPVNVDVKLGINKFNVDEENPHIIVKSQPDMQVMEILTKACPAGLYKKQDDGSVRFDYAGCLECGTCRILGLDSALEKWEYPRGTFGVEYRYG, from the coding sequence ATGAGTACGCCTGTGAATGTCGACGTCAAACTGGGCATCAATAAATTCAACGTCGATGAAGAAAATCCTCACATCATCGTGAAATCGCAACCTGATATGCAGGTGATGGAAATATTAACCAAAGCCTGCCCGGCAGGTTTGTATAAAAAGCAGGACGACGGTTCAGTTCGTTTTGATTATGCCGGTTGTCTGGAATGCGGCACCTGCCGAATTCTTGGACTGGACAGCGCGCTGGAGAAATGGGAATACCCGCGCGGCACGTTCGGTGTGGAATATCGTTACGGATAA
- the fixC gene encoding FAD-dependent oxidoreductase FixC encodes MSEDIFDAIIVGAGLAGSVAALMLAREGAQVLLIERGNVAGGKNVTGGRMYAHSLERIIPGFAEHAPVERVIAREKLSFMTQTGALTVDYFNGGERQPGEVSWSVLRGKFDAWLMEQAENAGAQCITGIRVDRLVEKDGKVVGVEADGDVLEAKVVILADGVNSLLAEQLGMTKRVAAENVAVGVKELIELPKEVLENRFNLQNNEGVAWLFAGSPTDGLMGGGFLYTNESTISLGLVCGLHHIKDAKKSVPQMLEDFKQHPAVAPLIAGGKMLEYAAHVVPEAGLRMQSELVRDGVLIAGDAAGMCMNLGFTIRGMDLAIASGEAAAKTVLSAMAKGDFSKQGLGAYLRHLEEGPLRDMKMYQRMPAFLDNPRMFTAYPEMAVGIAKELFTVTGKAPVPLRKTVLQHAKRVGFMNLIKDGIKGVTAI; translated from the coding sequence ATGTCCGAAGATATCTTCGATGCCATTATCGTTGGCGCGGGACTGGCAGGTTCCGTTGCCGCGCTGATGCTCGCCAGGGAAGGAGCGCAGGTTCTGCTGATAGAGCGCGGAAATGTCGCTGGTGGGAAAAACGTAACTGGTGGGCGCATGTACGCTCACAGCCTGGAACGCATCATTCCGGGGTTTGCCGAACACGCCCCGGTGGAACGGGTGATCGCCCGGGAAAAACTCTCTTTTATGACGCAGACCGGCGCCCTGACCGTCGACTACTTCAACGGCGGCGAGCGTCAGCCGGGCGAGGTGTCCTGGTCGGTGCTGCGCGGGAAGTTTGACGCCTGGCTGATGGAGCAGGCCGAGAATGCCGGCGCGCAATGCATTACCGGTATTCGCGTTGATCGGCTGGTGGAAAAAGACGGCAAAGTCGTCGGCGTTGAAGCCGATGGCGATGTGCTGGAAGCGAAAGTGGTGATTCTGGCGGACGGGGTGAATTCCCTGCTTGCCGAACAGCTCGGGATGACAAAACGGGTCGCAGCGGAAAACGTGGCGGTCGGGGTCAAGGAGCTGATCGAGCTGCCGAAAGAGGTGCTGGAGAATCGCTTTAACTTACAGAATAACGAAGGCGTAGCCTGGCTGTTTGCCGGTTCGCCGACCGATGGCCTGATGGGCGGCGGTTTCCTCTATACCAACGAATCCACGATTTCTCTCGGGCTGGTCTGCGGCCTGCACCATATCAAGGATGCGAAAAAATCCGTTCCGCAGATGCTGGAAGATTTTAAACAGCACCCGGCGGTCGCCCCGCTGATTGCCGGTGGCAAGATGCTTGAATATGCCGCGCATGTGGTGCCGGAAGCCGGGTTGCGCATGCAGTCGGAACTGGTACGCGACGGTGTGCTGATCGCCGGGGATGCCGCGGGCATGTGTATGAATCTCGGCTTTACCATTCGCGGTATGGATTTAGCCATCGCGTCAGGTGAAGCGGCGGCGAAAACGGTGTTGTCGGCGATGGCGAAAGGGGATTTCAGCAAGCAAGGGCTTGGCGCTTATCTTCGCCACCTCGAAGAGGGACCGTTGCGGGACATGAAAATGTACCAGCGTATGCCCGCGTTTCTGGATAACCCGAGAATGTTCACCGCCTACCCGGAAATGGCCGTTGGTATTGCGAAAGAATTATTCACCGTGACCGGCAAAGCGCCTGTGCCGTTGCGTAAAACCGTCCTCCAGCATGCGAAACGCGTGGGCTTTATGAATCTGATTAAGGACGGCATTAAGGGAGTGACTGCGATATGA
- a CDS encoding FAD-binding protein has protein sequence MSKFSSVWVFSDTLSRLPELMGGASALGEAVQVFTLNEEQSVSAFQLGATQVWQLTGKPDDRIVEDYAGAMAEKMQGEGNGGLILLPNSRRGKLLAARLGARLGAAVSNDVASMHADGGTVTTRHMVFGGLAFGEETLQSSFQVVTLGTGAFDAAQPDTARSGAAQPVQWIAPSTAVIRTATRVRESNSVDLDKARLVVSVGRGIGSKENIAIAAALCDAISAELACSRPVAENEKWMEHERYVGISNLILKPELYLAIGISGQIQHMVGASGAQTIVAINKDKNAPIFQYADYGIVGDLFKILPALTRQLAN, from the coding sequence ATGAGTAAGTTTTCCAGTGTTTGGGTTTTCAGCGACACCCTTTCCCGCCTGCCGGAACTGATGGGCGGCGCAAGCGCTCTGGGCGAAGCCGTTCAGGTTTTCACGTTAAATGAAGAACAAAGCGTCAGTGCGTTCCAGTTGGGGGCTACCCAGGTGTGGCAACTGACCGGCAAACCGGACGATCGCATTGTGGAAGATTATGCCGGTGCGATGGCGGAAAAAATGCAAGGCGAGGGGAATGGCGGGTTGATCCTGCTGCCGAACTCCCGTCGCGGTAAACTGCTGGCAGCCAGACTGGGCGCGCGCCTTGGCGCTGCGGTTTCGAACGACGTCGCCAGTATGCATGCCGATGGCGGCACCGTCACCACCCGACATATGGTGTTTGGCGGTCTGGCGTTTGGCGAAGAGACGTTACAGTCTTCCTTCCAGGTGGTGACGCTCGGCACCGGCGCTTTTGACGCCGCCCAGCCAGACACCGCGCGCAGCGGAGCAGCACAACCTGTACAGTGGATTGCACCGTCAACCGCCGTTATCCGTACGGCTACCCGCGTCCGGGAAAGCAATTCCGTGGATCTGGACAAAGCCCGGCTGGTGGTCAGCGTCGGTCGCGGCATTGGCAGTAAAGAAAACATTGCTATCGCCGCGGCGCTGTGCGATGCCATAAGCGCCGAACTGGCCTGCTCCCGCCCGGTGGCGGAAAACGAGAAATGGATGGAGCACGAGCGCTATGTCGGCATTTCGAATCTGATCCTCAAACCAGAGCTGTATCTGGCAATCGGCATTTCCGGTCAGATCCAGCACATGGTGGGGGCGAGTGGCGCACAGACTATCGTTGCCATCAATAAAGATAAAAATGCGCCGATCTTCCAGTATGCGGATTACGGCATCGTGGGCGATCTCTTTAAGATCCTCCCGGCCCTGACCCGCCAGCTGGCGAATTGA
- the fixA gene encoding putative electron transfer flavoprotein FixA, with translation MKIITCYKCVADEQDITVNSSDGSLDFSRAAVKISQYDLNAIEAANQLKQQMPEAQVIALSVGGEALNNAKGRKDVLSRGPDELVVVVDAQFEHALPHQTAAGLAAAAKKLGFDLILCGDGSADLYAQQVSLLLGEALQVPALNGISQIVSLTQDAVVVMRELEEETETLTVPLPAVLAVSTDINAPQIPSMKAILGAAKKPVQAWSAADTGIGQITALSAQQVTAPKQKARQHIIIEGDGDDNIAAFADHLRKLIK, from the coding sequence ATGAAGATTATTACATGCTATAAGTGCGTTGCCGATGAACAGGATATTACGGTAAATAGCAGCGACGGTTCTCTGGATTTTTCCCGCGCCGCCGTCAAAATCAGCCAGTACGATCTGAACGCCATTGAAGCGGCGAATCAGCTGAAACAGCAGATGCCGGAGGCGCAGGTGATTGCGCTGAGTGTAGGCGGAGAAGCGCTGAACAACGCCAAAGGGCGCAAAGATGTCCTTTCTCGCGGCCCCGATGAACTGGTGGTCGTGGTGGATGCTCAGTTTGAACATGCGTTACCTCACCAGACCGCGGCCGGACTGGCGGCAGCGGCGAAAAAACTGGGTTTTGATCTGATCCTCTGCGGCGACGGTTCTGCCGATCTCTACGCCCAGCAGGTGAGCCTGCTACTTGGCGAAGCGCTGCAGGTTCCGGCGCTCAATGGCATCAGTCAGATTGTCTCGTTAACGCAGGACGCGGTCGTGGTGATGCGCGAGCTGGAAGAAGAAACCGAAACGCTGACGGTACCGTTACCGGCAGTGCTGGCGGTTTCCACCGATATCAACGCCCCGCAAATTCCGTCTATGAAGGCCATTCTTGGCGCGGCGAAAAAACCGGTACAGGCATGGAGCGCGGCGGATACAGGCATCGGGCAGATTACTGCGCTTTCCGCACAGCAGGTGACTGCGCCGAAACAGAAAGCCCGTCAGCACATCATCATTGAAGGTGATGGTGACGACAACATCGCGGCTTTTGCCGATCATCTGCGCAAGCTCATCAAATAA